The following proteins are encoded in a genomic region of Fervidobacterium pennivorans DSM 9078:
- a CDS encoding AbrB/MazE/SpoVT family DNA-binding domain-containing protein, producing the protein MHEIVQSSAIISSRGQVQIPAKIRKAIGAQTGDLVIFRMLDDGTILMKIVKRKRLSELYGSLKSGVKFSSLEDETENTKKMWTAKRESERMKR; encoded by the coding sequence ATGCATGAAATTGTACAGTCTTCCGCTATTATTTCAAGTAGAGGTCAGGTGCAGATTCCAGCAAAAATACGAAAGGCAATAGGTGCCCAGACGGGAGATTTGGTCATCTTCCGTATGCTTGATGATGGAACTATTCTGATGAAAATAGTGAAAAGGAAAAGACTTTCTGAGTTGTACGGCTCTTTAAAATCAGGTGTGAAGTTTTCAAGTTTGGAAGATGAGACAGAGAACACCAAAAAGATGTGGACGGCTAAGAGGGAAAGTGAGAGGATGAAGAGATGA
- a CDS encoding PIN domain-containing protein: MKKYWIDANIILRYLLNDNDELSPKAKHVMDMADKGEITLLVSVITIAEVVWVLESFYEIAKSQIADTLSVFVSSRGIECEERDNVLLALEGSSQGTWILLTHTLRNML; encoded by the coding sequence ATGAAAAAATACTGGATTGATGCAAACATCATCCTAAGATACTTGCTCAACGATAACGATGAATTGTCACCAAAAGCAAAGCATGTAATGGATATGGCGGATAAGGGAGAAATTACACTATTAGTATCTGTGATAACCATTGCTGAGGTTGTATGGGTATTAGAATCGTTTTATGAAATTGCAAAATCCCAAATCGCAGATACTTTGTCGGTATTTGTGTCATCAAGAGGTATAGAATGTGAGGAAAGGGACAACGTGCTCTTGGCTCTTGAGGGCTCAAGTCAAGGAACGTGGATTTTATTGACGCATACCTTGCGCAACATGCTCTAA
- a CDS encoding transposase produces MCESKFSLLKDFFRLKRGLKNKKNLARHIRGFCVVKNLWKTHNGNINLILSHLHSFITIS; encoded by the coding sequence ATGTGTGAATCCAAGTTTTCATTGCTGAAAGACTTTTTCCGACTCAAGCGAGGACTGAAGAATAAGAAGAATTTAGCGAGACATATTCGAGGTTTTTGTGTAGTGAAGAATCTTTGGAAAACGCACAATGGTAATATCAATCTCATTCTTTCACACTTACACTCTTTCATCACTATAAGTTAA